The Budorcas taxicolor isolate Tak-1 chromosome 20, Takin1.1, whole genome shotgun sequence genome window below encodes:
- the SLC12A7 gene encoding solute carrier family 12 member 7 isoform X2: protein MPTNFTVVPVEARADGGQEEAAGPNEAPGPPEGGEPDRPSLGDGHPRESSPFISHGEADAESIYEGKNMALFEEEMDSNPMVSSLLNKLANYTNLSQGVVEHEEAEDSRRRQAKSPGMGTFIGVYLPCLQNILGVILFLRLTWIVGAAGVLESFLIVSMCCTCTMLTAISMSAIATNGVVPAGGSYYMISRSLGPEFGGAVGLCFYLGTTFAGAMYILGTIEIFLTYISPGAAIVHPEGAGGEATALLHNMRVYGTCTLALMATVVFVGVKYVNKLALVFLACVVLSILAIYAGVIKTAFDPPDIPVCLLGNRTLSRRGFDICAKVHTANNISATTALWSVFCNGSADSTSCDQYFLHNNITEIQGIPGVASGVLLDNLWSAYADKGAFVEKKGVPSVAVPEEARARGLPYVLTDIMTYFTMLVGIYFPSVTGIMAGSNRSGDLRDAQKSIPTGTILAIVTTSFIYLSCIVLFGACIEGVILRDKFGEALQGNLVIGMLAWPSPWVIVIGSFFSTCGAGLQSLTGAPRLLQAIARDSIVPFLQVFGHGKANGEPTWALLLTALICETGILIASLDSVAPILSMFFLMCYMFVNLACALQTLLRTPSWRPRFKYYHWTLSFLGMSLCFALMFICSWYYALCAMLIAGCIYKYIEYRGAEKEWGDGIRGLSLNAARYALLHVEHGPLHTKNWRPQVLVLLNLDDEQCVKHPRLLSFTSQLKAGKGLTIVGSVLEGTFLDKHAEAQQAEENIRALMSAEKTKGFCQLVVSSSLRDGTSHLIQSAGLGAMKHNTVLVGWPGAWKREDNPSSWRNFVDTVRDATAAQQALLVAKNVDLFPHNQQRLSGGHIDVWWIVHDGGLLMLLPFLLRQHKVWRKCQMRIFTVAQVDDNSIQMKKDLQTFLYHLRISAEVEVVEMVESDISAFTYERTLVMEQRSQMLKQMQLSKTEREREAQLIHDRNTASHSAMAARAQAPPTPDRVQMTWTKEKLVAEKHRNKDATVSGFKDLFSLKPNQSNVRRMHTAVRLNGVVLDKSQDAQLVLLNMPGPPKNRQGDENYMEFLEVLTEGLNRVLLVRGSGREVVTIYS from the exons ATGCCCACCAACTTCACCGTGGTGCCCGTGGAGGCGCGGGCGGACGGCGGCCAGGAGGAGGCGGCGGGGCCGAACGAGGCGCCAGGCCCGCCCGAGGGCGGCGAGCCCGACCGCCCGAGCCTGG GAGACGGACACCCCAGGGAGAGCAGCCCGTTCATCAGCCATGGGGAGGCGGACGCAGAGAGCATCTACGAAGGGAAGAACATGGCGCTGTTCGAG GAGGAGATGGACAGTAACCCCATGGTGTCCTCGCTGCTCAACAAGCTGGCCAACTACACTAACCTGAGTCAGGGTGTGGTGGAGCACGAGGAAGCAGAGGACAGCCGGCGGCGCCAGGCCAAG AGCCCCGGCATGGGCACATTCATCGGCGTCTACCTGCCCTGCCTGCAGAACATCTTGGGCGTGATCCTCTTCCTGCGCCTCACGTGGATCGTGGGGGCggctggcgtgctggagtccttCCTGATCGTATCCATGTGCTGCACCTGC ACGATGCTGACCGCCATCTCCATGAGTGCGATCGCGACCAATGGCGTGGTCCCAG CGGGCGGCTCGTACTACATGATATCCAGGTCTCTGGGGCCGGAGTTCGGCGGGGCCGTGGGCCTCTGCTTCTACTTGGGCACCACGTTTGCAGGGGCCATGTACATTCTGGGGACCATTGAGATTTTCTTG ACCTACATCTCGCCCGGCGCGGCCATCGTGCACCCCGAGGGCGCAGGGGGCGAGGCCACAGCCCTGCTGCACAACATGCGCGTGTACGGGACCTGCACGCTGGCCCTCATGGCCACGGTGGTCTTCGTGGGCGTCAAGTACGTCAACAAGCTGGCTCTGGTGTTCCTGGCCTGTGTGGTGCTCTCCATCCTTGCCATCTATGCCGGCGTCATCAAGACTGCCTTCGACCCGCCCGACATCCC GGTCTGTCTGCTGGGGAACCGCACACTGTCCCGACGTGGCTTCGACATCTGTGCCAAAGTCCACACCGCCAACAACATCTCGGCGACCACCGCGCTGTGGAGCGTTTTCTGCAACGGCTCCGCGGACAGCACTTCCTGTGACCAGTACTTTCTCCACAACAACATCACCGAGATCCAGGGCATCCCGGGTGTGGCCAGCGGTGTCCTCCTGG ACAACCTGTGGAGCGCGTATGCAGACAAGGGGGCGTTCGTGGAGAAGAAGGGGGTGCCCTCGGTGGCTGTGCCGGAGGAGGCCCGAGCCCGCGGGCTGCCCTACGTGCTAACCGACATCATGACCTATTTCACCATGCTGGTCGGCATCTACTTCCCATCCGTGACCG GCATCATGGCGGGCTCAAACCGgtccggggacctcagggatgcACAGAAGTCCATCCCCACGGGGACCATCCTGGCCATCGTGACCACGTCTTTCATTT ACCTGTCCTGCATCGTGCTTTTCGGCGCCTGCATCGAAGGCGTGATCTTGCGAGATAA GTTCGGGGAGGCCCTGCAGGGGAACCTCGTCATTGGCATGCTGGCCTGGCCGTCGCCCTGGGTCATCGTCATCGGCTCCTTCTTCTCCACCTGTGGGGCCGGCCTGCAGAGCCTGACCGGGGCCCCGCGCCTGCTGCAGGCCATCGCCCGGGACTCCATCGTCCCCTTCCTGCAG GTGTTCGGCCACGGGAAGGCCAACGGGGAGCCCACATGGGCCCTGCTGCTCACAGCCCTCATCTGCGAGACCGGCATCCTCATCGCCTCCCTGGACAGCGTGGCCCCCATCCTGTCCAT GTTCTTTCTCATGTGCTACATGTTCGTGAACCTGGCCTGCGCCCTGCAGACCCTGCTGCGCACGCCCAGCTGGCGCCCGCGCTTCAAGTACTACCACTG GACGCTGTCCTTCCTGGGCATGAGCCTGTGCTTTGCCCTGATGTTCATCTGCTCCTGGTACTACGCGCTGTGTGCCATGCTCATCGCCGGCTGCATTTACAAGTACATCGAGTACCGCGG GGCGGAGAAGGAGTGGGGAGACGGCATCCGCGGGCTGTCGCTGAACGCCGCCCGCTACGCCCTGCTCCACGTGGAGCACGGCCCGCTGCACACCAAGAACTGGAG gcCCCAGGTGCTGGTCCTGCTGAACCTGGACGACGAGCAGTGCGTGAAGCACCCCCGCCTGCTCTCCTTCACCTCACAGCTCAAGGCCGGCAAGGGCCTGACCATCGTGGGCTCCGTGCTGGAGGGCACCTTCCTGGACAAGCACGCGGAGGCCCAGCAGGCCGAGGAG AACATCCGGGCCCTGATGAGCGCTGAGAAGACCAAGGGTTTCTGCCAGCTGGTGGTGTCGTCCAGCCTGCGGGACGGCACGTCGCACCTCATCCAGTCGGCCGGCCTGGGGGCCATGAAGCACAACACGGTGCTTGTGGGCTGGCCCGGGGCCTGGAAGCGGGAGGACAACCCCTCCTCCTGGAGGAACTTCGTTG ACACCGTGCGTGATGCCACGGCCGCACAGCAGGCCCTGCTGGTGGCTAAGAACGTGGACCTGTTCCCGCACAACCAGCAGCGCTTGAGCGGCGGGCACATCGACGTCTGGTGGATCGTCCACGACGGGGGCCTGCTCATGCTGCTGCCCTTCCTCCTGCGGCAGCAcaag gtgtGGAGGAAGTGCCAGATGCGCATCTTCACGGTGGCCCAGGTGGACGACAACAGCATCCAGATGAAGAAGGACCTGCAGACCTTCCTGTACCACCTGCGGATCAGCGCCGAGGTGGAGGTGGTGGAGATG GTGGAGAGCGACATCTCGGCCTTCACCTACGAGCGGACGCTGGTGATGGAGCAGCGCTCGCAGATGCTGAAGCAGATGCAGCTGTCCAAGACGGAGCGGGAGCGCGAG GCTCAGCTGATCCACGACAGGAACACGGCCTCCCACTCGGCCATGGCTGCCAGggcccaggccccgcccacgCCCGACAGGGTGCAGATGACCTGGACGAAGGAGAAGCTGGTCGCTGAGAAGCATCGGAACAAGGACGCCACTGTGTCCGGGTTCAAGGACCTCTTCAGCTTGAAGCC GAACCAGTCCAACGTGAGGAGGATGCACACGGCCGTGCGGCTCAACGGCGTCGTCCTCGACAAGTCCCAGGACGCCCAGCTGGTCCTGCTGAACATGCCGGGGCCCCCCAAGAACCGGCAGGGGGACGAGAACT ACATGGAGTTCCTCGAGGTCCTGACCGAGGGGCTGAACAGGGTGCTGctggtcaggggcagtggccgggaggTGGTCACCATCTATTCCTAG
- the SLC12A7 gene encoding solute carrier family 12 member 7 isoform X1: MPTNFTVVPVEARADGGQEEAAGPNEAPGPPEGGEPDRPSLGDGHPRESSPFISHGEADAESIYEGKNMALFEEEMDSNPMVSSLLNKLANYTNLSQGVVEHEEAEDSRRRQAKSPGMGTFIGVYLPCLQNILGVILFLRLTWIVGAAGVLESFLIVSMCCTCTMLTAISMSAIATNGVVPAGGSYYMISRSLGPEFGGAVGLCFYLGTTFAGAMYILGTIEIFLTYISPGAAIVHPEGAGGEATALLHNMRVYGTCTLALMATVVFVGVKYVNKLALVFLACVVLSILAIYAGVIKTAFDPPDIPVCLLGNRTLSRRGFDICAKVHTANNISATTALWSVFCNGSADSTSCDQYFLHNNITEIQGIPGVASGVLLDNLWSAYADKGAFVEKKGVPSVAVPEEARARGLPYVLTDIMTYFTMLVGIYFPSVTGIMAGSNRSGDLRDAQKSIPTGTILAIVTTSFIYLSCIVLFGACIEGVILRDKFGEALQGNLVIGMLAWPSPWVIVIGSFFSTCGAGLQSLTGAPRLLQAIARDSIVPFLQVFGHGKANGEPTWALLLTALICETGILIASLDSVAPILSMFFLMCYMFVNLACALQTLLRTPSWRPRFKYYHWTLSFLGMSLCFALMFICSWYYALCAMLIAGCIYKYIEYRGAEKEWGDGIRGLSLNAARYALLHVEHGPLHTKNWRPQVLVLLNLDDEQCVKHPRLLSFTSQLKAGKGLTIVGSVLEGTFLDKHAEAQQAEENIRALMSAEKTKGFCQLVVSSSLRDGTSHLIQSAGLGAMKHNTVLVGWPGAWKREDNPSSWRNFVDTVRDATAAQQALLVAKNVDLFPHNQQRLSGGHIDVWWIVHDGGLLMLLPFLLRQHKVWRKCQMRIFTVAQVDDNSIQMKKDLQTFLYHLRISAEVEVVEMVESDISAFTYERTLVMEQRSQMLKQMQLSKTEREREAQLIHDRNTASHSAMAARAQAPPTPDRVQMTWTKEKLVAEKHRNKDATVSGFKDLFSLKPEWGNLNQSNVRRMHTAVRLNGVVLDKSQDAQLVLLNMPGPPKNRQGDENYMEFLEVLTEGLNRVLLVRGSGREVVTIYS; the protein is encoded by the exons ATGCCCACCAACTTCACCGTGGTGCCCGTGGAGGCGCGGGCGGACGGCGGCCAGGAGGAGGCGGCGGGGCCGAACGAGGCGCCAGGCCCGCCCGAGGGCGGCGAGCCCGACCGCCCGAGCCTGG GAGACGGACACCCCAGGGAGAGCAGCCCGTTCATCAGCCATGGGGAGGCGGACGCAGAGAGCATCTACGAAGGGAAGAACATGGCGCTGTTCGAG GAGGAGATGGACAGTAACCCCATGGTGTCCTCGCTGCTCAACAAGCTGGCCAACTACACTAACCTGAGTCAGGGTGTGGTGGAGCACGAGGAAGCAGAGGACAGCCGGCGGCGCCAGGCCAAG AGCCCCGGCATGGGCACATTCATCGGCGTCTACCTGCCCTGCCTGCAGAACATCTTGGGCGTGATCCTCTTCCTGCGCCTCACGTGGATCGTGGGGGCggctggcgtgctggagtccttCCTGATCGTATCCATGTGCTGCACCTGC ACGATGCTGACCGCCATCTCCATGAGTGCGATCGCGACCAATGGCGTGGTCCCAG CGGGCGGCTCGTACTACATGATATCCAGGTCTCTGGGGCCGGAGTTCGGCGGGGCCGTGGGCCTCTGCTTCTACTTGGGCACCACGTTTGCAGGGGCCATGTACATTCTGGGGACCATTGAGATTTTCTTG ACCTACATCTCGCCCGGCGCGGCCATCGTGCACCCCGAGGGCGCAGGGGGCGAGGCCACAGCCCTGCTGCACAACATGCGCGTGTACGGGACCTGCACGCTGGCCCTCATGGCCACGGTGGTCTTCGTGGGCGTCAAGTACGTCAACAAGCTGGCTCTGGTGTTCCTGGCCTGTGTGGTGCTCTCCATCCTTGCCATCTATGCCGGCGTCATCAAGACTGCCTTCGACCCGCCCGACATCCC GGTCTGTCTGCTGGGGAACCGCACACTGTCCCGACGTGGCTTCGACATCTGTGCCAAAGTCCACACCGCCAACAACATCTCGGCGACCACCGCGCTGTGGAGCGTTTTCTGCAACGGCTCCGCGGACAGCACTTCCTGTGACCAGTACTTTCTCCACAACAACATCACCGAGATCCAGGGCATCCCGGGTGTGGCCAGCGGTGTCCTCCTGG ACAACCTGTGGAGCGCGTATGCAGACAAGGGGGCGTTCGTGGAGAAGAAGGGGGTGCCCTCGGTGGCTGTGCCGGAGGAGGCCCGAGCCCGCGGGCTGCCCTACGTGCTAACCGACATCATGACCTATTTCACCATGCTGGTCGGCATCTACTTCCCATCCGTGACCG GCATCATGGCGGGCTCAAACCGgtccggggacctcagggatgcACAGAAGTCCATCCCCACGGGGACCATCCTGGCCATCGTGACCACGTCTTTCATTT ACCTGTCCTGCATCGTGCTTTTCGGCGCCTGCATCGAAGGCGTGATCTTGCGAGATAA GTTCGGGGAGGCCCTGCAGGGGAACCTCGTCATTGGCATGCTGGCCTGGCCGTCGCCCTGGGTCATCGTCATCGGCTCCTTCTTCTCCACCTGTGGGGCCGGCCTGCAGAGCCTGACCGGGGCCCCGCGCCTGCTGCAGGCCATCGCCCGGGACTCCATCGTCCCCTTCCTGCAG GTGTTCGGCCACGGGAAGGCCAACGGGGAGCCCACATGGGCCCTGCTGCTCACAGCCCTCATCTGCGAGACCGGCATCCTCATCGCCTCCCTGGACAGCGTGGCCCCCATCCTGTCCAT GTTCTTTCTCATGTGCTACATGTTCGTGAACCTGGCCTGCGCCCTGCAGACCCTGCTGCGCACGCCCAGCTGGCGCCCGCGCTTCAAGTACTACCACTG GACGCTGTCCTTCCTGGGCATGAGCCTGTGCTTTGCCCTGATGTTCATCTGCTCCTGGTACTACGCGCTGTGTGCCATGCTCATCGCCGGCTGCATTTACAAGTACATCGAGTACCGCGG GGCGGAGAAGGAGTGGGGAGACGGCATCCGCGGGCTGTCGCTGAACGCCGCCCGCTACGCCCTGCTCCACGTGGAGCACGGCCCGCTGCACACCAAGAACTGGAG gcCCCAGGTGCTGGTCCTGCTGAACCTGGACGACGAGCAGTGCGTGAAGCACCCCCGCCTGCTCTCCTTCACCTCACAGCTCAAGGCCGGCAAGGGCCTGACCATCGTGGGCTCCGTGCTGGAGGGCACCTTCCTGGACAAGCACGCGGAGGCCCAGCAGGCCGAGGAG AACATCCGGGCCCTGATGAGCGCTGAGAAGACCAAGGGTTTCTGCCAGCTGGTGGTGTCGTCCAGCCTGCGGGACGGCACGTCGCACCTCATCCAGTCGGCCGGCCTGGGGGCCATGAAGCACAACACGGTGCTTGTGGGCTGGCCCGGGGCCTGGAAGCGGGAGGACAACCCCTCCTCCTGGAGGAACTTCGTTG ACACCGTGCGTGATGCCACGGCCGCACAGCAGGCCCTGCTGGTGGCTAAGAACGTGGACCTGTTCCCGCACAACCAGCAGCGCTTGAGCGGCGGGCACATCGACGTCTGGTGGATCGTCCACGACGGGGGCCTGCTCATGCTGCTGCCCTTCCTCCTGCGGCAGCAcaag gtgtGGAGGAAGTGCCAGATGCGCATCTTCACGGTGGCCCAGGTGGACGACAACAGCATCCAGATGAAGAAGGACCTGCAGACCTTCCTGTACCACCTGCGGATCAGCGCCGAGGTGGAGGTGGTGGAGATG GTGGAGAGCGACATCTCGGCCTTCACCTACGAGCGGACGCTGGTGATGGAGCAGCGCTCGCAGATGCTGAAGCAGATGCAGCTGTCCAAGACGGAGCGGGAGCGCGAG GCTCAGCTGATCCACGACAGGAACACGGCCTCCCACTCGGCCATGGCTGCCAGggcccaggccccgcccacgCCCGACAGGGTGCAGATGACCTGGACGAAGGAGAAGCTGGTCGCTGAGAAGCATCGGAACAAGGACGCCACTGTGTCCGGGTTCAAGGACCTCTTCAGCTTGAAGCC AGAATGGGGAAACCT GAACCAGTCCAACGTGAGGAGGATGCACACGGCCGTGCGGCTCAACGGCGTCGTCCTCGACAAGTCCCAGGACGCCCAGCTGGTCCTGCTGAACATGCCGGGGCCCCCCAAGAACCGGCAGGGGGACGAGAACT ACATGGAGTTCCTCGAGGTCCTGACCGAGGGGCTGAACAGGGTGCTGctggtcaggggcagtggccgggaggTGGTCACCATCTATTCCTAG